The Triticum aestivum cultivar Chinese Spring chromosome 3A, IWGSC CS RefSeq v2.1, whole genome shotgun sequence genome includes a region encoding these proteins:
- the LOC123058661 gene encoding uncharacterized protein produces MANHGVAALLIASLLVAVTLADARITVNVQRDSINGGASMSTNQHRFAGYAANKKAVPALTCNKVSAVQQGETCSSLAEDAGLTQEDFLGFNPNINCVRIFVGQWVCLDASSA; encoded by the exons ATGGCCAACCACGGAGTCGCCGCTCTCCTGATCGCGTCCCTTCTTGTGGCGGTCACCCTCGCCGACGCCAGGATCACCGTGAACGTGCAGCGCGACAGCATTAACGGAGGTGCGTCCATGTCAACCAATCAACATC GTTTCGCAGGTTATGCGGCGAACAAGAAGGCGGTGCCGGCGCTGACGTGCAACAAGGTGAGCGCGGTGCAGCAGGGCGAGACCTGCTCCTCACTAGCGGAGGACGCCGGGCTGACCCAGGAGGACTTCCTGGGCTTCAACCCCAACATCAACTGCGTCAGGATCTTCGTAGGCCAGTGGGTCTGCCTCGACGCGTCCTCTGCCTAA